From a single Cyprinus carpio isolate SPL01 chromosome A3, ASM1834038v1, whole genome shotgun sequence genomic region:
- the LOC122138755 gene encoding GTPase IMAP family member 8-like — MALVAINGRSCYNHHFYPSSGGKEKDTLRLRAEELRIMLLGVLRGPGKSSSGNTILGCNAFNTDMQLSRVTQFCERASGNINGRPVAIIDTPGPVGNLTNEDKNIHKLIQNMFGKNVWNYTVVLFTHGDRLEGKMPNDVIASSDKDLRDFIRTCSGGFVFFNNKNMGNFEQVTKLLEKIDALVAINGRSCYKSSFYPSSERKIREKQEKILEEKQEEIARKERELEENYEDREELERKKRELWRVEEEDARRLAENPPRRKTLAINLTRAHSSIRSQSIH; from the exons ATGGCCTTGGTGGCCATCAATGGCAGAAGCTGCTACAATCATCATTTTTACCCGAGCTCAGGAGGAAAAGAGAAAGATAC CTTGAGGCTGAGGGCAGAGGAATTGCGCATCATGTTACTGGGTGTGCTAAGAGGTCCTGGAAAAAGTTCATCTGGAAACACCATCCTCGGCTGTAACGCCTTCAACACGGACATGCAGCTGAGCAGAGTCACACAGTTCTGTGAAAGAGCTTCTGGAAACATCAACGGCCGACCCGTGGCTATAATCGACACGCCGGGG CCGGTGGGAAACTTAACTAATGAGGACAAGAACATACATAAATTAATCCAGAACATGTTTGGGAAGAACGTTTGGAATTACACAGTTGTTCTGTTCACACACGGAGATCGACTAGAGGGGAAAATGCCAAATGATGTGATTGCCAGCTCAGACAAAGACCTTAGAGACTTTATCCGCACATGCAGTGGAGGATTTGTGTTCTTCAATAACAAGAACATGGGAAACTTTGAGCAAGTGACCAAACTACTGGAGAAGATTGATGCCTTGGTGGCCATCAATGGCAGAAGCTGCTACAAATCGTCATTTTACCCGAGCTCAGAGAGAAAGATACGTGAAAAACAAGAGAAGATTCTGGAGGAGAAACAGGAAGAGATTGCACGAAAGGAGAGAGAGCTGGAGGAGAATTATGAAGATAGGGAGGAGTTAGAGAGGAAAAAGCGTGAGCTCTGGAGAGTGGAAGAGGAAGATGCACGGAGACTAGCCGAGAATCCACCAAGACGCAAAACTCTAGCTATAAATCTCACCAGAGCCCACTCATCTATAAGATCACAGAGCATCCACTAA